From the genome of Malus sylvestris chromosome 13, drMalSylv7.2, whole genome shotgun sequence:
GTTTCTTTGGTTGAACTTGACAGAGAATGGAGAGGACTTTTGGAGTGTGTTTTACGGCTTCAAAGGCTGTGCAAAAATGCAGCAACAACACTTTCATTAAGTAGTGGAAATCTTGTAGGGTATGGTGCATTGCCATGACCCATACTTGTTTAAAGAGTGATTGACAAGAGGCTTAATAACCATTTCAGCCTTACTACTCCAGATTGAATCCTAGCCCTTCATTTGGGTTTTAAGTGATCTAATATGGAGTGTACACTTGTCACTCACACACTCACATATACATTTAAATtgaaaaactagccgttggaggcTAAaaccctttcttcttctttcttcttcgacGCAGATAGAAGCCATGCTCGAGAGCTCCTTGTTGCCTTCgatgcttcaacttcaaaagttGTGTAGCTTCCAACATTGccagacaaaaaaataaataaatctcgGGTCAAAATGATTTTCGTCACCAAAGACTTTAGCCGATGGAAGTTTGTCAAGAAAGATTGGTTGTGCAAAACTCGTCGCTTGAAGCCTTTCCCGACAAAAACACAAATTCGTCAGGTGAAACAGGGTTTGCCTGACAAATAGAGCCTTCAGGTAAACGTGCATTGGTTGGCTTGACCCGACGAAATTCTCTTGCCCGACTATAAGGTTTCGTCAGCTCAcaccaaattaaataatgtcAAACACCTTGACCCGACCAAATTAAGCTTATACGCAATTAACCGAATTGTACACAGAAAGAACATATAAAAAGTAGCGTTGGTAGCGTTACAACTCACTTGGTGCTTCTCTGCTtcctttagagagaaagagagatgtggTATTtctgtattaatttttttagctAGCTGTGGGATGTGTTTGGAGAAGAGGAGAGGAGGGTATATAAATAGAGCCTTCTCTGTCAGGCTCTCtatgtttagagagagagggagagtaaCGACACATGATTTCGATGCATCTTTGCTCATCTCCCTCTGATGACAAAATAGATAATAACTCAATGTGAGCTGGTCAGAAAGCAGCTTAATTACCAGAAAACCCGAAAGGAGAACGTCATGGGATACAAAACAAACTGGTTTCTTCAGATTACTCCTTGGGTTGGGCAACATCACATGAGATGCAACACTTGTGATCAAAGTACATGACAAACAACAATCGAGGAGGGTATTACGCGAAAGATAGTTACAACAAATCAGTagaaataaagaataaaattgATCTATTCTTCTTACAAGGAGGTGTATTTATACAAGGAGTACAGGTAATAAAATCGGGATAAAGTGGGAATACCAAATTACACTAATTATGCCTAGAATCCTAATTATATACAAAAGTAGGATATGCTTGTAATCTCTCAGTGGATTTATTCAATTATGAgcttaaaagattttaaaagactttacaAATTCAAGAATATTCAATTTAAGATTTTAAATGAATCCATAAAAGGGCATGGgaattcaatcaaaattttaaagtaGTTCATAAAACTCCATAGAAAGCTGGAcgtattcaatcaagatttcAAAGTAGTTCATAAAATTTTGTGTGTATTTAATTAGTAaatgattttaaaatattttaagaaATTAAGGATTTTGGTAGATTTAGAAGAATTTTAAAGTGTATTTTAGGCTTTAGAAAATCAGGCCTCTCCCCCTAACATTTTGAATGAACTCACAAGGAGTTCGAAACTCCACTAGAACTCCATTAAACTTTACAGTTTAGAACTATTTTAAAAACCTGCAGGCGTCCTGTTTCACACGCCAAGCGCACCAGTTTCTAGCACATCTAGTTGCGTCTCCTTTTAGCATAATGTCGAAGTGCCCCTTTAGGCTACCCGGATCATGTCACAAGATAACACAGGAGTAGTGTTAATGTTGACAGTCCAGATGAAGTCGTGCAGAAATAAGATCGAGTGCTCGGACCTACACCTGCAACTTGACAATGAACAGTCATGGTGGTGTTTTGAGCCAGGTCGTTAAAAACAGTCATCCGATAATCAGCCTTTGAGCTGCAGATGGATAGTGAGAGCAGAAGAAGGAAAAAGCCTGTCACAGGGTTCATCTTGGTTATACTATTTCAGAACCCTAGCTTGATGAAGATGCTTAATCAGATGGTTATTGGAATTATTCCATGCATTAGTCTTCTTCAAATAGAAAAGCTTTGTGAAAGAAACCTATTAAGTGTTGGACGTACCTCATTAAGTGTAGGTGTTTGGACTTCCAAGGCCTCATTCATGCATTATTTATGATTATTTTCATAGTATGATTTGATGCTTGTAGCTTTTGTATTGGCCATTGTATCCATGGATGGCATTTTTCTATGCATTGGTACATGCATGGTAGTGGTGAGTGAATGGTTTAGTTATCATTCTCGGGAGGTTTCCACAGGTGGCTATAAAAGGATAGGCTTTGGCCACATTTTGGCAGAGCTCAGCTTGGATTTAGGgatagtttggtattgttgtgctttaaaaaaaaaaccgtttTTGCTGTGTTATGAGCATAAACAGTTGTACAATAAAGTTGTTGAATATTtggtaaacattttttttttgtgaaagtgcttttaataataaaaaaattgtgtctgaggtatttggtaaacttttatataaattgttatgaatatgttaaatgactaaaaatgatATAGTATTTAATGTGatagggtttttatcataaatgatccctgaaattgatccacctcatcaagatggtctctgaaattgaaaatcaattaatgtGGTCCTTAAAATtaggtgttgcaaatcaatgtggtccttccattacaattctgtcaaaaattctgttatgtgctgatgtggcacacaAGTGGGTCCCACAATGTAATTAAATATCACCATgtggattaaaaatatttaaaaattattttatacaattaaaaaaaaaagatgactgttcatcttcttcttcccctcctACCCAGCGACTCACCATTAACGAATCGAACCGAAGGCCTCTGGAGGCTCACATCGAGCTTCCTCAGAAGCTTCAGCACCGCTTCCCAAAACCCAACTTCCGCCGCcgcttctccttcttcatcttcaaaGAAACACAAGCAGAAGAAAAACCTTTTCAAGGTAGCCCAGTTTCTTCCCAACTGGGGATTGGGGTACCGAATGGTTAAGACCCATTGGGTCAGCGTCTCTTACTAGATTACCAAAATCAATCTTTACAAGGTATTGATTGCTATCAAATTTTCCTAGATTTTGCTGGGTTTTTGGGTAGGAGGGGAAGaagcttcttctttttttttcttttgttttttgtttttaatcgtataaaatatttttttttatttattatttaaatatttttaatccacATGGCAATATTTAATTACATTGTGGGACCCACTtgtgtgccacatcagcacataacggaatttttgacagaattgtgacggaatgaccaCATTAATTTGCAACACCCAATTTAAGTGACGACAttaatcgattttcaatttcaaggaccatcttgatgaggtgggtcaatttcagggaccatttataataaaatcccaatgtgatataataattgtcaaatgGAATAATGTAGGggcatattttaaattttggaaaGTATGTGGGGGTATACTTgccatttaaaattttcattaaatagACACTGATACCTATgctttgaaaataaataaaaaacactatttTTTAGAAGCATGGTAGACCCTGCTTCTGCTTTCTATGCTTTTCTactgtcatttttttttatagaaaaatcaataaaattataagGAGTGTCCACGTGTACAACCAGTCTGCAtacaataaaaaagaagagCTCTATAAGCACCACTAGGGATACTTCTATCCCACACATGAAGGTTTTGAAATCTAAAACCCGCATCCGTGATCGTCTCCAAAAAATTTACCTCTCTAAAGATATGGCTCCAAGAGATGTCCTCAAGAGCTTGCCAAGAGTTTAATGTCTTCCATAATGTTTTTTAATCTCCAAGGAATTGAGCACCATCCAAGTATAAAGtcaagagaaattttatttaaactcatataacatctttctacacccaatGTAAATTATAAATGTCAATTATCTTTtgtaccctattgcataattacgaTCAAGTACAaagtgaaattaataataatactaaaatTTATCAACAAACCTACACATTATAATTCAACCCTATCACCACTCCTTGTTTATCTTTCGTTCCCTCGTGTTTCATTTTAACCCTTCTCTATCATCATTCACTCTCTCCTCAACTCCACAACCGCAGCATCTTTCTTCATCACCCTCACTTTCCTTGCCTCTAACACTATTCTTGCTTTCATGTTCACCACGACACAATCTTTTCGAATGCAACCGATTTACCATGACGAATTACCCGAAAACCTGAAAATGGTTATACAAGAATTGGATGTTCCTGCATTGGATATGTTCATATATATGCACCGATCCGTACAAGGAGCCACCAATGAACGTGGTCAACACGGCTCGAGTCTCTTTGCCATGAAAACAATTGAAGAATTTGGAAATGGATTGGTGTGACCAGTTAGCTAAAGAGCTCACGGTGGGAAGGGGGGACAAAGGATCTATAATGCTTTTTGACGAATCTCTTTGAAGACAAAACTATTTAattaaacattttattttatagataCTTGTAAAGATAActttacattttgaattgggtttggaATGGTAGTTTTAGACTTTTAGGTAAAATATTTGGATCTAAAGAGAtataaattctttaattaaaaataaggagaaattaggttctcatcctttctGTTGCTACtcaattgattaaaatcctattcattttcaatttttgatcaaggtccttaggtattaataacatcattaattatttcaataatttctaaatatattcatttaatgttaaaaatgttacaattagtatatttatatttatgactaaattttttatcatatatttttagttttagtttgtacccatttttaatttgtaattattttttaatttgtaccaattttcttttcagttttaatttgtacccgtatattaatttctttttgtacccatatttttttaaagtttatttgtatttgtacccatatattttttttatttgtactttttattttgctaaatgtacccatgctaattatatgtacccattcatgtaaaactttttaatcttaaaatgtactcattcttaaatatactaatttgttatatgtgaaatgtaccatttttttttatataaaatctattcaatttttttctaatccatttttaaacttatatgggtacattcttttttctttgattttaaattgtatccatgtcaagtttaatcgaagaaatttactaatgttattaagcctaatatctttttttattttgtgattttgaagaatgtacccatgttttgatacaataattgttttggttaattttgatgaatgtacgcatgtttatatacacacacacacaatagtatatttatattttaatcccacaaattatggtttttttatttaaaatctcatttatataaacaactaaaatttctaatttttaatttaaaaattattgaaacatacatagaaataaattatcacattaatttcagggacctcaatcaaaaattaaaaaccaacaaggttttaatcaaagaatattaataattaaggaccgcatccaaagtatccctaaAAATAATTTGCATATATAGAGAATAAGTTGGATGTAGAAAGATGTTAGATgacttcaaataaaatttccataaagTCAATCACAAGTTTCAAGTCTCCTTCATTCTGAATCCTCTTAAAACCCCGGCATCTAGCCATCCAAAGAGCATCTCGCAGCGCAACACATTCTGCAACATTGTTAGAATTTTCTCCCAAGTTCCTTGCCCCAGCAAGAATAGGCCTGCCATTTTCATCCCTTACAACAAAACCAGTAGCAACATGGTTATTAATTACTGAACCATCAAAGTTTATTTTAAGGTTCCTCCTATTCATATTGTCAAAACATTTAGAATCTTCTTACTGGGCTATGGGCAACGGTATACTACAATTTTGTTGACAATATCTTGATCAGCGAGGTTTGAAAGTGCTATCTATGCAAGCAGTTATTGTTAATGAAATTACTAGCTTTCAGACTTGTATCTATGTTATTGATTTGTCTATCCTGCAGAAGATTAATTAGTAGGAAAGGAAAAACTCAATTATGGGTTCAAAAGAGAAACTCTTGCCATTTCCCACTAACCATATGCATCCTTTTTCAATAATATGCCTAGCATTTAAAATTCCtcttgaaaatgtttttgtctGGTTTTACAATTTAGGAAAGCATCATTTCTTAAGTACTTTCTTTTGACAATATGAACCCACCAATTCTCATCCTCGGTAAACACCCTTCAGCCCAGTCTTGCTAGGCAAGCGTTATTAAAATGATTACTCTTCCTAACACCTAAGCCTCCCATACTTTTAGGGAGACAAAACTTATCCCAAGCTATTGAATGGTTGACGTGAATTTGGAGTCGAATCATGACGATGGTAATTGGGGCCGAAATTTAGGTTTTGATCAGTTGGAAAATTGGGATCTGACTCCGTTTCTTTAGACGATTATCCTGAAATTCTTGAACCATTTCCATTTTGCGTAAGCAAGGCCTAAAGTTGTTCAAGAATCACATCTTGGGTTGCTTTGAAATCGGTTTGCGCGGCCTTGAATTTTTTCACAAAATCCGTCAGTTGCCAAATTGGAAACACCAGACTCCATGGATCTTCGAGATACTTGACGAGTCTAGATCCATGACGCTTGACGAATGATATACTAAGggtttggtttggtattgctgtgttttgaaaaaaaattgtttctgctgTAATGtaagaataagcagctgtgaaataaagctataaagtgtttggtaaacttttttgtaaaaatgcttttgaaaaaaaaaacagtattatagtctttggtaaacttttgtgtaaaacaaatgtgaaaaaaaaaccggtttttcaaagctgggttttgtagcttcttgtttttggcttttttcacccaaaactgtgaagaaaaaaaagctgaagctgaatgtttaccaaacacaaaaaaagctTTTTTTGATATCAtctttttttcagaatcacatcaataccaaaccaggccTAAGAAAGTATTCGAGAGAATCGAAGTACTAGCTCGATGCCATTGTTAAGACCCTCACTTATAGACCtgacattcgtgtcgtgtttttcgtGTTTGTGTCATCCCAatatcttaacaggtcgtgtcgtgtaacacccgttaaaataaacgagtaaaatgacccgacccgttacccgttaaggaagatatattttaaaccaataaatgatcaaatgaaaaacataatactaaataagtatatacataccatattgttacatccaaaacataaaaacacatttttcttttaagtatattttcacttacctaaagtctttaatagttttttaattaatgtagaagtgtaaaaaaaatatagaaaaaaatatataaacgctcgtaatgacaagttttacaactttcatgaaaagcttaacttcgaaattggCCACTATAATCagataaatcatagatcaaaatttaaccgttgattgttgtttacatttacacttcattgttctcatcaaattttgtttcttcagattttcttttttgaaaacttgatctattagaggatgcaggaagatgaacggtttggatcgttgatattatattcagagttttacggttagtgaaaatattgcttgatgtttataaagtttctacaaactatatgacatcgactcatatttcagttaatcataaatatcaaaacgtgatatcaaagatctaaaccgttcatcttcttacatccgccagatgattatgttttcaaaaaaaaaaaaaaatttaaatgaaattcagtaagaagaataaagcgtaaatggcaatcgacggttaaatataaatttaaggtttatgaattatagtgttggattttaaagctgaccccttcataaaagttgtaaagtttgtcactatgagtgattgtatatttttttttacattttttacacttctacaataattattattaattttattaattttgccctcaaataaaaaacattattcatgaaggtaggtttggaggattttaaaaatctaaacgataatgtaagtgtaaccattatctactcgtggaggaataatgatgaatcatgagtgtttatatattctttcacatttttcatacttgtatgtatgcctatacaaatactatattagtttattttaattttggacaacaacatgttaagtaaaatttatcctagtaatgataataaggaactctcataataaaaataaataataactaaaacatttttttaaaacttatatagaataataatacaaaactatatatttaatatagaatatattgtatatattaatatggctatttataataaatcttttagtaattaaactttaaaattatcaaaataatttttttcttaacgggttacccacgtgttacccgcgtgtatacccgttattAATAATGACCTGATAAGTTATCttgttgacccgaaacctgttattttcgtgtTATGTCAGAAATTGTCGGGTCTACTCACTTACCAGGAAAGAGGAATACTCCTAAATCATAATACTAAATGGCATAAGTCACCTTTTTATTGACTGAACAACTTTTACAAAAATATACCCTTCATCACTTAGAATTTCTATTTTATACAGAAAGTAACCGACTCACTAACTAAACAGCCACCCAAAATAGAATTTAATTATCAATGACAATGACCTAGATGCACAAAGCTAGGGCTCTAACCATTCAATACCACGGTCTGGTAGTATTCATTTTCGCTTAAAAataagaggtcttaagttcgaatattataaatagcgaattcaaaaccaaattaaactgttcattgtgtggcttaaccaactcccctccccttagtgtaaaaaatatcgatgtactaaaaaaaaacccaatcgAACAACCAAAATAAAACCACTTCGCACAAATAGGTTGATAGTTTGAATTAGGGTATCTTTGGATAGGAAGGTGCAGCAGTATTTACCAAaagagtttttcattttttgaaagctAAAAGTATTTaccaaacaaaattttcatttaaaaaaaaatgattatcaaatgaATCTCCAGCTTCATGATTTATCGTTTTGCTTCTCGGTCTTTGATACTAAATGATTCAACTTCACACATATTAGCTTCGAAGAAGGGTAAACAGTGGAAAGATGGAGGATGCTGAAATTTGTAGCACTATAATTTGTGTAGATTCTATCCCTTAGCGTTCAGTTCCATCCGCTGTAACACAATGCACAACGGTTTGAGTTAAACCACCAGGTTCGACTCCTTTACCTGCGGCTTGACAATGAACATTCACATTCAGGTTCGTATTCAACCCACATCATTAAAATAGTCACACGGAAATCGGCCATTAACCCGAAATTGAAAATGCAACCTAATCACTACCAGCCAGGCCAACTAGTTGAGAAATTTCATCTTCAAGGCGAGAAAAGCTCGTCAAGAACTTGTCGTGAAGTTCATTGGAGCAAAATTGCGTTTGCTGCCACTGGGACAGACCATCAACAATAACCTTCATACCACTCTCTAGCAATTCCATTCCCTTCCTAATTCCATCCGGAAGTTTCCTTTTCTTATTGGTTTGCTTCCCGCCATTGATCTCCGTTTGCTTTTCACAGTCGATTTCCATGTTGTCACGTTCTGAAGTATCCACAATGGTATCTGAAATCTTCTGAAACATTTCTTTCAGAGTTAGACCCTCCCTCGCAAGCAGACCAAGCTGGTCAGAACAAGGTGTCGTTGTAAGAAGCGCTGTTTCCTTCTCGAGATATATCTTAAACTCAGACATGAATCTCTCCACAGTTGCCTCATTTccagattctaaatcatatgaAAGCGCTGCAGTCTCCGGCACAAATCTCCAAAGCTCATTGCAACCAGTCCGAGCAGAAAAGTATCCAAATGCTGTAATAGCCAAGTGAATAAATGCCCAATGCCGTTCACTCAACAACATGTGATACAACTCCCAGAGAGTAGAGATCTTTGCACTTTCATTAGTTTCATTGATTTCCATATGAGCAAGGCCTGCCATGAAAAGAGCCAGATTTGGTTTGCATTCATACAATTGTGTATCAGAAGCTGCACCAGATCCTGAGATAAACAGGTTTTTGAGCTCAAAGATTACTTTCTCCATTTCGTCAGATGCATATAGGTGCTTCATTTTTGACATGATTACCAATGTTTCACTCAAAAGCTTACGGTAGTGGTCCTTCATTAGTTTGTCTGAAGACACTATGTAGTTATGAATGATAGAAACTAAAAGCTTCAGAGTCTTCACATCGATATCGGATATACTGATCCGGCTACAGGAGAAGGAAAAGCTTCATTAAATATACTGGTTAATGAATGCAAATACAAAAGGTAGACAATAAAGTGAAGAGAAAGATTTAGCCGCGGTTTTGGAAATGGATAGAGAAAGGAAAGCACCCACAAAAGAATATATAAAAAAGCAATTATGAATAGTGATGTTGTCACACTGAAATTATTCAAGCAGTGGATGCACCAAAGAATAAAGTTATTGAACCAAGAGTAGAGTTATtcaagaatgcataaaaaggttTCTTGTTACTTACAGAGACTCCAATGAAGCAGACAAAGCAAACACTGGGACGCCAAAAACACCGGAACCAGAAGATCTCATAGATTTgtcatcaaaattttcaatgaaGACATAGTAATCAGTAAGGATTCTTTGAGTTGCAATACTTTTCAACTTGTCAGAGAGTAAATTCAGTGGAAATCCTTCCATGAATAAGGCTAGACGTATAACTGATGACGACTGAGTTCCCTCATCACTAACAATGGACATGTAAACCTGGTCTACGATAGATGGTGAGCCAAAAGTAAGAAGCATGCTGATTGATCTTGCCAATTTTCGCAGAGCAGAACCAGGTACAAGAACTGATTCAGAAGATGCCACTAACTTCAGTAATGAGCAGAGTTTACCAATAATGCCACTCACCGTCCCTGGCTCAGCATACCGCAGCATAAAGCACCAAAGTTCCATCACAACCTCCCAGCAAAGGAAGTGAGGATGAAATATATTCTCAAGAAGGAAAGCCTCCAACTCCCTCCAAACAGGAGTCGAAGAGACCACAAGCATGAAGATTTCCaatgcattcaaaagtgaagaAAACATAGGCTGCCAGGCAACTACCACAGTTTCTCCAGAACCATATAACACGGGAACTTGCAAAAGCAAAATGGAAGAATATACCTCTTCATCAATTAATATATCCAAGAACCAACCAAGCTTTCTAGTAATCCCAAGTTTTAcatcttcttcaagatcaacaGAAAATTTCAACAAACTAAGAAATAATGAAACACGACCAAGCAACAAGGCTCTTTCTCCAGGCAATGCTTCCccaaataaagaaataatttcATCCAACGAACTTATCTTATTAAATTTACTCATATCTCCAGAGCTAGTATCTGTGTAGCTTCCTTTACCGAACAGAGAATCTAGAATCTCAACCTTGAACTCCTGCTTCACTTGAGATGAATTCAGTAACGAAAATAGTAAATCCAAGGATGCTTTCTCCAAGAGTTCTACGAAAACTTCAGCGGCGGTTTTTAACAGTTTTTCATTGCTCAATGAAATTTTGAAGGTTGAGATCATCAGGATGCAATTTGTTATCTCCCTTTGTACCAGATATGCTTGACACGGATACAGGGTAGATATTTTTATTGCATTAATCAGATAAAACTTTATTGGAAGAAATGTCTTCCTAGCTTCTGTCACTGAAATGGCATCATTCAAAGACGATGACCAAGCCTCAGCTGCGCATTTTAAAGATTCATTGACCAGTGAGATTAGATTTGAAACTATATCAGCTACATTCACCTTTGTTGCGAATACCCCCTCACCAAGCTGAAGTAGACTGACTACACCTTTCCATGTAAAATTGAGAACCTTTACCAGACTGCCTCCATTATTAGCAGCAACAACGCCTATCTCACACAATTTTTCTATTGTATACTTTATTACAGTAATAACGTGATTCATATTACTGACCCCTTCAAAATGCGTTCCAGTTTTGTCCCTCTCAAGCTTTTCTTCCCAAGACTCCCAATTTACAGCTCGAGCATATGCTCCACATAGTCTTATTACAGCATCAATGACCTCCAACATGACCTTTCCTACAGATTCAAATGGCTCAATTCTCTGCATTTAGACGTTAGAAA
Proteins encoded in this window:
- the LOC126596611 gene encoding uncharacterized protein LOC126596611 isoform X2, whose product is MLNKAILHVAVKHLESDISNALAHFLALGTKANIWCGKHLKMTLMSSVESQEEEHDNLFFELLLDLLSFSGVSFSALARFPVSTDKLSMDIVEKFLVEQLNLIKDSISEIKRIEPFESVGKVMLEVIDAVIRLCGAYARAVNWESWEEKLERDKTGTHFEGVSNMNHVITVIKYTIEKLCEIGVVAANNGGSLVKVLNFTWKGVVSLLQLGEGVFATKVNVADIVSNLISLVNESLKCAAEAWSSSLNDAISVTEARKTFLPIKFYLINAIKISTLYPCQAYLVQREITNCILMISTFKISLSNEKLLKTAAEVFVELLEKASLDLLFSLLNSSQVKQEFKVEILDSLFGKGSYTDTSSGDMSKFNKISSLDEIISLFGEALPGERALLLGRVSLFLSLLKFSVDLEEDVKLGITRKLGWFLDILIDEEVYSSILLLQVPVLYGSGETVVVAWQPMFSSLLNALEIFMLVVSSTPVWRELEAFLLENIFHPHFLCWEVVMELWCFMLRYAEPGTVSGIIGKLCSLLKLVASSESVLVPGSALRKLARSISMLLTFGSPSIVDQVYMSIVSDEGTQSSSVIRLALFMEGFPLNLLSDKLKSIATQRILTDYYVFIENFDDKSMRSSGSGVFGVPVFALSASLESLRISISDIDVKTLKLLVSIIHNYIVSSDKLMKDHYRKLLSETLVIMSKMKHLYASDEMEKVIFELKNLFISGSGAASDTQLYECKPNLALFMAGLAHMEINETNESAKISTLWELYHMLLSERHWAFIHLAITAFGYFSARTGCNELWRFVPETAALSYDLESGNEATVERFMSEFKIYLEKETALLTTTPCSDQLGLLAREGLTLKEMFQKISDTIVDTSERDNMEIDCEKQTEINGGKQTNKKRKLPDGIRKGMELLESGMKVIVDGLSQWQQTQFCSNELHDKFLTSFSRLEDEISQLVGLAGSD
- the LOC126596611 gene encoding uncharacterized protein LOC126596611 isoform X1 gives rise to the protein MEGGSSSSELQSIEDAIRSSDVVENRIELLGKLGELNITEKSELASLAKCLTTFWEEYTCLDVSQCMLNKAILHVAVKHLESDISNALAHFLALGTKANIWCGKHLKMTLMSSVESQEEEHDNLFFELLLDLLSFSGVSFSALARFPVSTDKLSMDIVEKFLVEQLNLIKDSISEIKRIEPFESVGKVMLEVIDAVIRLCGAYARAVNWESWEEKLERDKTGTHFEGVSNMNHVITVIKYTIEKLCEIGVVAANNGGSLVKVLNFTWKGVVSLLQLGEGVFATKVNVADIVSNLISLVNESLKCAAEAWSSSLNDAISVTEARKTFLPIKFYLINAIKISTLYPCQAYLVQREITNCILMISTFKISLSNEKLLKTAAEVFVELLEKASLDLLFSLLNSSQVKQEFKVEILDSLFGKGSYTDTSSGDMSKFNKISSLDEIISLFGEALPGERALLLGRVSLFLSLLKFSVDLEEDVKLGITRKLGWFLDILIDEEVYSSILLLQVPVLYGSGETVVVAWQPMFSSLLNALEIFMLVVSSTPVWRELEAFLLENIFHPHFLCWEVVMELWCFMLRYAEPGTVSGIIGKLCSLLKLVASSESVLVPGSALRKLARSISMLLTFGSPSIVDQVYMSIVSDEGTQSSSVIRLALFMEGFPLNLLSDKLKSIATQRILTDYYVFIENFDDKSMRSSGSGVFGVPVFALSASLESLRISISDIDVKTLKLLVSIIHNYIVSSDKLMKDHYRKLLSETLVIMSKMKHLYASDEMEKVIFELKNLFISGSGAASDTQLYECKPNLALFMAGLAHMEINETNESAKISTLWELYHMLLSERHWAFIHLAITAFGYFSARTGCNELWRFVPETAALSYDLESGNEATVERFMSEFKIYLEKETALLTTTPCSDQLGLLAREGLTLKEMFQKISDTIVDTSERDNMEIDCEKQTEINGGKQTNKKRKLPDGIRKGMELLESGMKVIVDGLSQWQQTQFCSNELHDKFLTSFSRLEDEISQLVGLAGSD
- the LOC126596611 gene encoding uncharacterized protein LOC126596611 isoform X3, which gives rise to MDIVEKFLVEQLNLIKDSISEIKRIEPFESVGKVMLEVIDAVIRLCGAYARAVNWESWEEKLERDKTGTHFEGVSNMNHVITVIKYTIEKLCEIGVVAANNGGSLVKVLNFTWKGVVSLLQLGEGVFATKVNVADIVSNLISLVNESLKCAAEAWSSSLNDAISVTEARKTFLPIKFYLINAIKISTLYPCQAYLVQREITNCILMISTFKISLSNEKLLKTAAEVFVELLEKASLDLLFSLLNSSQVKQEFKVEILDSLFGKGSYTDTSSGDMSKFNKISSLDEIISLFGEALPGERALLLGRVSLFLSLLKFSVDLEEDVKLGITRKLGWFLDILIDEEVYSSILLLQVPVLYGSGETVVVAWQPMFSSLLNALEIFMLVVSSTPVWRELEAFLLENIFHPHFLCWEVVMELWCFMLRYAEPGTVSGIIGKLCSLLKLVASSESVLVPGSALRKLARSISMLLTFGSPSIVDQVYMSIVSDEGTQSSSVIRLALFMEGFPLNLLSDKLKSIATQRILTDYYVFIENFDDKSMRSSGSGVFGVPVFALSASLESLRISISDIDVKTLKLLVSIIHNYIVSSDKLMKDHYRKLLSETLVIMSKMKHLYASDEMEKVIFELKNLFISGSGAASDTQLYECKPNLALFMAGLAHMEINETNESAKISTLWELYHMLLSERHWAFIHLAITAFGYFSARTGCNELWRFVPETAALSYDLESGNEATVERFMSEFKIYLEKETALLTTTPCSDQLGLLAREGLTLKEMFQKISDTIVDTSERDNMEIDCEKQTEINGGKQTNKKRKLPDGIRKGMELLESGMKVIVDGLSQWQQTQFCSNELHDKFLTSFSRLEDEISQLVGLAGSD